One Pseudodesulfovibrio cashew DNA window includes the following coding sequences:
- a CDS encoding flagellar hook assembly protein FlgD has translation MSTVTTSYYDSLTSSSTTSTVEYTTTDELTSLTSEDFLTLLVTELEYQDPTEPMDNTEMVNQLTQYSQLDELTSLNDKMDTLTDALTAMSSVSGLGYIGKEVEAEGYTVVKDGDDVSDLYFELEDDAAELTINIYDSSGSIVNTLTYSDVESGTSTFTWDGTDYDGEECDDGTYTLVFSATDSDGEDLDVSTTTTGTVTGVSTTDDGVVLVLDDGRTVNLTDVTYATGS, from the coding sequence ATGAGCACCGTCACCACCAGCTATTACGACTCCCTGACCTCCTCCAGCACCACCAGCACCGTGGAATACACCACCACGGACGAGCTGACCTCGCTCACTTCCGAGGACTTCCTCACCCTGCTGGTCACGGAACTGGAATACCAGGACCCCACCGAGCCCATGGACAACACCGAGATGGTCAACCAGCTCACCCAGTATTCCCAGCTCGATGAGCTGACCTCCCTGAACGACAAGATGGACACCCTGACCGACGCGCTGACCGCCATGAGTTCGGTCTCCGGCCTGGGCTACATCGGCAAGGAAGTCGAGGCCGAGGGCTACACCGTGGTCAAGGACGGCGACGACGTCTCGGACCTCTACTTCGAGCTGGAGGACGACGCCGCAGAGCTGACCATCAACATCTACGACTCCAGCGGCTCCATCGTGAACACCCTGACATACAGCGATGTGGAGTCCGGCACCTCCACCTTCACCTGGGACGGCACCGACTACGACGGCGAGGAATGCGACGACGGCACCTACACCCTGGTGTTCAGCGCCACGGACAGCGACGGCGAGGACCTCGACGTGTCCACCACCACGACCGGCACCGTGACGGGCGTGAGCACCACCGACGACGGCGTGGTTCTGGTCCTGGACGACGGGCGAACCGTCAACCTGACGGACGTAACCTACGCGACCGGCTCCTAG
- a CDS encoding flagellin, with amino-acid sequence MSLVVNNNTMANSAARHLNDAYNALSTSTERLSSGLRINSAADDAAGLAVRELMRSDISTLDQGVRNANDGISMIQTADGALSVIDEKLIRMKELAEQAATGTYTDDQRLIIDSEYQAMASEITRIANATDFNGIYLLNGNLSGTGLTVHFGTGNDSAEDKYAVTIDTCTASSLGVGIGSGTGAGATVSTQALAQASLEALDAAIVSKDKIRANLGAMQNRLSATISNLEIQAENLQAAESRISDVDVATEMTEYTKQQIITQSAVAMLSQANSLPQMALSLIG; translated from the coding sequence ATGTCTCTGGTAGTTAACAACAACACTATGGCTAATTCGGCAGCCCGCCACCTCAACGACGCCTACAACGCGTTGAGCACCTCAACCGAACGACTCTCTTCGGGACTTCGCATCAACTCCGCTGCGGACGATGCGGCAGGACTCGCGGTCCGCGAATTGATGCGTTCCGACATCTCGACCCTCGACCAGGGAGTCAGGAATGCCAACGACGGCATCTCCATGATCCAGACTGCGGACGGCGCCCTCTCCGTCATTGACGAGAAGCTCATCCGCATGAAGGAACTGGCCGAGCAGGCCGCCACCGGCACCTACACGGATGACCAGCGGCTGATCATTGACTCGGAGTACCAGGCCATGGCCTCGGAAATCACCCGAATCGCCAACGCCACGGACTTCAACGGCATCTACCTGCTCAACGGCAACCTGTCCGGCACCGGCCTGACCGTGCATTTCGGCACCGGCAACGACTCCGCCGAGGACAAGTACGCCGTGACTATCGACACGTGTACGGCCTCCTCGCTGGGAGTGGGCATTGGCAGCGGCACCGGTGCCGGCGCCACCGTCTCCACCCAGGCCCTGGCCCAGGCCTCCCTCGAGGCCCTGGACGCGGCCATCGTCTCCAAGGACAAGATCCGCGCCAATCTGGGAGCCATGCAGAACAGGCTCTCGGCAACCATTTCCAACCTGGAAATCCAGGCGGAAAACCTCCAGGCGGCGGAATCCCGCATCTCGGATGTGGATGTGGCCACTGAAATGACGGAGTACACCAAGCAGCAGATCATCACTCAGTCTGCTGTGGCCATGCTCTCTCAGGCCAACTCTCTGCCGCAGATGGCGCTGTCCCTGATCGGCTAG
- a CDS encoding TonB-dependent receptor plug domain-containing protein yields MRSGGAALALWLCYALLFGLYPVAALGDDSGELASLDLEELMEVEVVTATRRAEPLSQVAGAIVVLDEEDIFRSGATSLAEVLKLVPGVHVAQMDLDRWAVGIRGFNGLLSNKHLVLLDGRPITSPTTAGVDWGDIVPLSMVKRIEVVKGTWTHLWGADSFTGVINVITKTAAETQGGQSVTLAGTSGVSETLRYGGALGDNGNYRAYTELGYQSGNWIAEKQDARSSSDWKKKRFGFRTDWENAFTDALSLQGDLSVSSIEDGASANMHVYDSHTRDRVNGYAQFVWNRALGLDSGINFRTSFTRNETSVDDLTGGTNTLDAEVQYAAEQMGAHRFTWGMGSRYYWDNIESGDHTSIGQDNRYTFTANGFAMDRITLSEDSLYLTLGTKFDYFGQTPIEIQPTARLLHTRGDKEFWLAVSRAVRADTRWQRSGSYVIDDHGVAYTVNPPDSLTTEKLLSYEAGYRQRIAPDLRWDLSLYVNDYDELAMLVFNHATHTATLGNVLKGTAYGVEAQLEWKAADWLTLRPSASTIYQNIYGMDEPPGGESMPEEGLGYELKLQTMTTPMKDVGFDFLVGYMDGPTDRNLPGYFSLEAHTSWRASETLMLELIGRNLGEATEQYSSLQVGPSVDLRITWDF; encoded by the coding sequence ATGCGGAGCGGAGGGGCGGCCCTGGCATTGTGGCTCTGCTACGCCCTTCTGTTCGGCCTTTATCCCGTCGCGGCCCTTGGCGATGACAGTGGCGAGCTCGCCTCCCTGGATCTCGAGGAGCTGATGGAGGTGGAAGTGGTCACGGCCACGCGCCGTGCCGAACCCCTGTCCCAGGTGGCGGGGGCCATCGTCGTGCTCGACGAGGAGGACATCTTCCGATCCGGGGCCACCTCCCTGGCCGAGGTGCTCAAGCTCGTGCCCGGCGTACATGTGGCCCAGATGGACCTGGACCGCTGGGCCGTGGGCATTCGCGGCTTCAACGGTCTGCTCAGCAACAAGCATCTCGTGCTCCTGGACGGCAGGCCCATCACTTCCCCGACCACGGCGGGAGTGGACTGGGGCGACATCGTGCCCCTGAGCATGGTCAAGCGGATCGAGGTGGTCAAAGGCACCTGGACCCACCTGTGGGGCGCGGACTCGTTCACCGGGGTAATCAACGTCATCACCAAGACTGCGGCCGAGACCCAGGGCGGGCAGAGCGTGACCCTGGCCGGAACTTCGGGCGTGTCCGAGACCCTCCGCTACGGAGGAGCCCTGGGAGACAACGGAAACTACCGGGCCTACACCGAATTGGGCTACCAGTCCGGCAACTGGATCGCCGAGAAACAGGATGCCCGCAGCTCCAGCGACTGGAAGAAGAAGCGGTTCGGGTTTCGCACCGATTGGGAAAATGCCTTTACCGATGCGCTTTCCCTCCAGGGCGATCTTTCGGTTTCCAGCATCGAGGACGGCGCTTCCGCCAACATGCACGTCTACGACTCGCACACCCGGGACAGAGTTAACGGTTACGCCCAGTTCGTCTGGAACAGAGCCCTGGGGCTGGATTCCGGCATCAATTTCCGGACCTCCTTCACCCGCAACGAGACCTCGGTGGACGACCTCACCGGCGGCACCAACACCCTGGACGCCGAGGTCCAGTACGCGGCCGAACAGATGGGCGCGCACCGTTTCACCTGGGGCATGGGCAGCCGCTACTACTGGGACAATATCGAGAGCGGAGACCACACCAGCATCGGTCAGGACAACCGGTACACCTTCACGGCCAACGGCTTCGCCATGGACCGGATCACCCTGAGCGAAGACAGCCTCTACCTCACCCTCGGCACCAAGTTCGATTACTTCGGGCAGACTCCGATCGAAATACAACCCACGGCCCGGCTACTGCACACCCGGGGGGACAAGGAGTTCTGGCTGGCCGTGTCCCGCGCCGTCCGCGCCGATACCCGCTGGCAGCGGAGCGGCAGCTACGTCATCGACGACCATGGGGTGGCGTACACGGTGAATCCGCCAGACTCCCTGACCACGGAAAAACTGCTCTCTTACGAGGCGGGCTACCGGCAGCGGATCGCGCCCGACCTGCGCTGGGACCTCTCCCTGTATGTCAACGACTACGACGAGCTGGCCATGCTCGTATTCAACCACGCCACTCATACCGCCACCCTGGGCAACGTGCTCAAGGGCACGGCCTACGGGGTGGAGGCGCAGTTGGAGTGGAAGGCTGCGGACTGGCTTACCCTGCGTCCCTCGGCCAGCACCATTTACCAGAACATCTACGGCATGGATGAACCCCCCGGTGGCGAATCCATGCCCGAGGAAGGGCTCGGCTACGAGCTGAAGCTCCAGACCATGACCACGCCCATGAAGGACGTGGGGTTCGATTTCCTGGTCGGCTACATGGATGGCCCCACCGATCGCAACCTCCCCGGCTACTTCTCCCTGGAAGCCCATACATCCTGGCGGGCCTCCGAAACCCTCATGCTCGAACTCATCGGACGGAACCTCGGCGAGGCCACGGAACAATACTCCAGCCTCCAGGTGGGACCGAGCGTGGATCTGCGCATAACCTGGGACTTCTGA
- a CDS encoding RNA polymerase sigma factor, which produces MSNILAEMERSREEVSYTTLFKEHSKLIYKLIHNFVKAKNINLQNSEVDDIFQEVALKIFKNDYISKYNSEKSSFITWLNIICRTTAIDYYRKKLRWMEAILSERHPARTFQTVDAVLFSLPAGVLTGRQTEVITLLFKEGLETGEVAQRLGITNRTVRSLKFQALERLRDHYGASAPIHAPRTAETQRRKVS; this is translated from the coding sequence ATGAGCAACATACTCGCAGAAATGGAACGATCCAGAGAAGAAGTATCGTATACCACTCTCTTCAAGGAACACTCAAAGTTGATATACAAGCTTATCCACAACTTTGTGAAAGCGAAGAATATCAACCTTCAAAATTCAGAAGTAGACGATATTTTCCAGGAAGTGGCGCTCAAAATATTCAAGAATGACTATATTTCCAAATACAACAGTGAAAAGAGCTCGTTCATTACCTGGTTGAACATCATCTGCAGAACGACCGCCATCGATTACTACAGAAAGAAGCTGCGCTGGATGGAAGCAATCCTTTCGGAGAGACATCCGGCCAGGACCTTCCAGACCGTGGACGCCGTGCTTTTCAGCCTGCCTGCGGGCGTGCTCACCGGACGCCAGACCGAAGTCATCACCCTGCTCTTCAAGGAAGGACTGGAAACCGGCGAAGTCGCACAGCGGCTCGGCATCACCAACCGCACGGTCCGCAGTCTCAAGTTCCAGGCCCTGGAACGGCTTCGCGACCACTATGGCGCTTCCGCCCCCATTCATGCGCCCCGAACTGCGGAGACGCAGAGGAGGAAGGTCTCATGA
- a CDS encoding response regulator transcription factor: protein MNDILLVDDDPELAEMVTSYLAGEGFTWEVAFSGKEGLGKLKDKEYGLVLLDVMLPDMSGFNILSSLRTHSQVPVVMLTGRGDEIDRVVGLEMGADDYIAKPFALRELLARIRAVLRRYSAVPEGEDGRSGPVLKKTIEFGGVTLNRNARTLALDDSPVHLTSTEFDLVEQLAMNMGSVVERGSLMEKALGRGEDFDDYVLNVHMSNLRKKLGDHVSIKTIRGKGYLLAAPQPGEA, encoded by the coding sequence ATGAATGACATCTTGCTCGTCGACGACGACCCGGAACTGGCGGAAATGGTCACCAGTTACCTGGCCGGAGAAGGCTTCACCTGGGAGGTGGCCTTCAGCGGAAAGGAAGGACTGGGCAAACTCAAGGACAAGGAATACGGGCTCGTTCTTCTGGACGTCATGTTGCCGGACATGAGCGGATTCAACATCCTCTCTTCACTGCGAACCCACTCCCAGGTGCCTGTGGTCATGCTCACCGGCAGGGGAGACGAGATCGACCGCGTGGTCGGCCTGGAAATGGGCGCGGACGACTACATAGCCAAGCCCTTTGCCCTGCGCGAGCTGCTGGCGCGAATCCGCGCCGTGTTACGCCGTTATTCGGCGGTCCCGGAAGGAGAGGACGGGCGGTCCGGTCCGGTGCTCAAGAAGACCATCGAGTTCGGTGGCGTCACCCTGAATCGCAATGCCCGGACCCTGGCCCTGGACGACTCCCCCGTGCACCTGACCTCCACCGAGTTCGACCTGGTGGAACAGCTGGCCATGAATATGGGCAGCGTGGTCGAACGTGGCTCGCTCATGGAGAAGGCCCTGGGGCGGGGAGAGGATTTCGACGACTACGTTCTCAACGTGCACATGAGCAACCTGCGCAAAAAGCTCGGCGATCACGTCAGCATCAAGACCATTCGCGGCAAGGGATACCTGCTCGCCGCGCCCCAGCCGGGAGAGGCGTGA
- a CDS encoding flagellar hook protein FlgE: protein MSITGSMYTGISGLQAQSEATSVVSNNLANSTTTAYKSSSVQFEDVFYSTIYAGGSSDQIGNGVTVASVNTDYSQGSYESTNSDTDVAINGDGFYIVVDPDTNTTYYTRAGNFSFDTEGYLVDAHGNRVQGWAMEDGSISGSLVDIQLDESQSPPSATTEVQFALNLDSTETDNATSSTDPYTALFNYYDGTQDPPIGDSLYAYSTTITIYDENGSSHDLTVYFDKVETSDDGSIVWEYLVTCDADEDERVFSGTDLDTTSAAGLLMAGTITFDTSGQLISTTAFTLSDTPSSTDPLDMDNWELAEFDDEGSPVLEANFTGADENQEIGFNIGLTNTDFASGSGWDTSGGITTLSAIGTADPDDLPTFNNAVLGTSATTSYSDSSATYSLLQDGYAPGTLIDVSIDENGVLSGNYTNGQSEELYSFALADFTNLQGLYSEGSNLYSATTDSGQARIGTAGSAGFGTITANALEQSNVDTATELTNLIILQAAYQANSKIITTADTLLSTAISMKR, encoded by the coding sequence ATGAGTATCACCGGCTCCATGTATACCGGCATTTCCGGCCTCCAGGCCCAGAGCGAAGCCACTTCGGTGGTCAGTAACAACCTGGCAAACTCCACCACCACGGCCTACAAGAGCTCCTCGGTCCAGTTCGAGGACGTCTTCTACTCCACCATTTACGCGGGCGGCAGTTCGGACCAGATCGGCAACGGCGTGACCGTGGCCTCGGTCAACACCGACTACTCCCAGGGGTCCTACGAATCCACCAACTCGGACACGGACGTGGCCATCAACGGCGACGGTTTCTACATCGTGGTCGACCCCGACACCAACACCACCTACTACACCCGCGCGGGCAACTTCTCCTTCGACACCGAGGGCTACCTGGTGGACGCGCACGGCAACCGGGTCCAGGGCTGGGCCATGGAGGACGGCTCCATCTCCGGGTCCCTGGTGGACATCCAGCTCGACGAGTCCCAGTCTCCGCCCAGCGCCACTACCGAGGTTCAGTTCGCCCTGAACCTGGACTCCACTGAGACGGACAACGCCACCTCCTCCACCGACCCGTACACCGCTCTCTTCAACTACTACGACGGAACCCAGGACCCGCCCATCGGCGACTCCCTCTACGCCTACTCCACGACCATCACCATCTATGACGAAAACGGCTCGTCCCATGACCTGACCGTCTACTTCGACAAGGTGGAGACCTCGGATGACGGCTCCATCGTCTGGGAATACCTCGTCACCTGCGACGCGGACGAGGACGAGCGAGTCTTCTCCGGCACCGACCTGGACACCACCAGCGCGGCGGGCCTGCTCATGGCCGGAACCATCACCTTCGACACTTCGGGCCAGCTCATCTCCACCACGGCCTTCACCCTGAGCGACACGCCTTCGAGCACCGACCCCCTGGACATGGACAACTGGGAACTGGCCGAGTTCGACGACGAGGGCAGCCCCGTGCTGGAGGCCAACTTCACCGGCGCGGACGAAAACCAGGAGATCGGCTTCAACATCGGCCTGACCAACACGGACTTCGCCTCGGGCTCGGGATGGGACACCTCGGGCGGCATCACCACCCTCTCGGCCATCGGCACCGCCGACCCGGACGACCTGCCGACCTTCAACAACGCGGTCCTGGGTACCAGCGCCACCACCAGCTACAGCGACAGCTCGGCCACCTACTCCCTGCTTCAGGACGGCTACGCGCCCGGCACCCTCATAGACGTCTCCATCGACGAGAACGGCGTGCTCTCGGGCAACTACACCAACGGCCAGTCCGAGGAACTCTACTCCTTCGCCCTGGCCGACTTCACCAACCTCCAGGGGCTCTATTCCGAGGGCAGCAACCTCTACTCCGCCACCACCGACTCCGGCCAGGCGCGAATCGGTACGGCGGGCTCCGCCGGATTCGGCACCATCACGGCCAACGCCCTGGAGCAGTCCAACGTGGACACGGCCACGGAGCTGACCAACCTGATCATCCTCCAGGCCGCGTATCAGGCCAACTCGAAGATCATCACCACGGCGGACACCCTGCTTTCCACCGCCATCAGCATGAAGCGCTA